In a genomic window of Ralstonia nicotianae:
- the rnc gene encoding ribonuclease III → MSLEALQQRLGYRFSKPELLQQALTHRSHNAMHNERLEFLGDSILNCAVADMLYGMFGKLDEGDLSRVRANLVKQQALYEIAQMLLLPDELRLGEGELKSGGFRRPSILADALEAIFGAVFLDGGFDAARTLIRKLYIPILEQVDPRTLGKDAKTLLQEYLQGHKIALPQYAVVATHGAAHNQQFEVECTIPKLEIRVSGSGASRRAAEQSAAKLALEEAHRLVPQLVKRSRAERTGKTRKQATPPDPQLSLRLKE, encoded by the coding sequence ATGAGTCTGGAAGCATTGCAGCAACGCCTTGGCTATCGCTTCAGCAAACCGGAGTTGCTGCAGCAGGCGCTCACGCATCGCAGCCACAACGCGATGCACAACGAGCGCCTGGAATTTCTCGGCGATTCGATCCTGAATTGCGCCGTGGCGGACATGCTCTATGGCATGTTCGGCAAGCTGGACGAGGGCGATCTGTCGCGCGTGCGGGCCAATCTGGTCAAGCAGCAGGCGCTGTACGAGATCGCGCAGATGCTGCTGTTGCCGGACGAGCTGCGCCTGGGCGAGGGCGAGCTCAAGAGCGGTGGGTTTCGCCGGCCGTCGATCCTGGCCGATGCGCTGGAGGCGATCTTCGGCGCGGTGTTCCTCGATGGCGGCTTCGATGCGGCTCGTACCCTGATCCGCAAGCTGTACATCCCGATCCTGGAGCAGGTCGATCCGCGCACGTTGGGCAAGGACGCCAAGACGCTGCTGCAGGAGTATCTCCAGGGTCATAAAATCGCGCTGCCGCAATACGCCGTGGTGGCCACGCACGGCGCGGCGCATAATCAGCAGTTCGAGGTCGAGTGCACGATCCCGAAGCTGGAGATCCGTGTCTCCGGCAGCGGGGCATCGCGGCGCGCGGCCGAGCAGTCGGCGGCCAAGCTGGCCCTGGAAGAAGCGCATCGCCTGGTGCCGCAGCTCGTCAAGCGCAGCCGCGCCGAGCGCACCGGCAAGACGCGCAAGCAGGCCACGCCGCCGGATCCGCAGTTGTCTCTCAGGTTGAAGGAATGA
- a CDS encoding glutaredoxin family protein, producing the protein MIQLTLYGRAYCHLCDDMKVALESFRRDFPFVLHEVDVDSDPTLEDRFGELVPVLLTGTPQTPREAARELCHYFLDGPAVQAWLAAQTPSD; encoded by the coding sequence GTGATTCAGCTGACGCTCTACGGACGCGCTTACTGTCATCTGTGCGACGACATGAAGGTCGCGCTGGAATCGTTCCGGCGCGACTTTCCTTTTGTGTTGCACGAAGTGGATGTCGACAGTGACCCGACACTGGAGGATCGTTTCGGTGAGCTGGTGCCGGTGCTGCTGACAGGCACGCCGCAGACGCCGCGTGAAGCGGCGCGCGAGCTGTGCCACTACTTTCTGGATGGGCCGGCCGTGCAGGCGTGGCTGGCGGCGCAGACGCCCTCCGATTGA
- the lepB gene encoding signal peptidase I, with protein MNFALILFILVVFTGVAWVADKLMFQRQRQAAATAALAEFDARAQAQVQYGAVADVGAARAQLAEETLRMPWWLEYTASFFPVIAAVFLLRSFVVEPFKIPSGSMIPTLQIGDFILVNKYTYGVRLPIVNKKLVELNQPQRGDVMVFRYPKDESMDYIKRVIGVPGDVVKYDNKRLTINGQPAIYAPQQDYMYVEDTGDAQHPRITYSKQYQETLGSVAHNILNDNDRPAYVSGPDDFPFRENCTYNQTGFTCKVPAGHYFMMGDNRDNSADSRYWGFVPDKNIVGKAFFIWMNLGDWKRIGSFH; from the coding sequence ATGAACTTCGCCCTGATCCTTTTCATTCTCGTCGTCTTCACCGGTGTGGCGTGGGTGGCCGACAAGCTGATGTTCCAGCGCCAACGCCAGGCCGCCGCCACGGCCGCGCTGGCCGAGTTCGACGCCCGTGCCCAGGCCCAGGTGCAGTATGGTGCCGTGGCCGACGTGGGCGCGGCGCGCGCGCAGCTGGCCGAAGAGACGCTGCGCATGCCCTGGTGGCTGGAATATACGGCCAGTTTCTTCCCGGTGATCGCCGCGGTGTTCCTGCTGCGTTCGTTCGTGGTGGAGCCGTTCAAGATCCCGTCGGGCTCGATGATCCCGACGCTGCAGATCGGTGATTTCATCCTCGTCAACAAGTACACCTACGGCGTGCGCCTGCCGATCGTCAACAAGAAGCTCGTCGAGCTGAATCAGCCGCAACGCGGCGATGTGATGGTCTTCCGCTACCCGAAAGACGAGTCGATGGACTACATCAAGCGCGTGATCGGGGTGCCGGGCGACGTGGTGAAGTACGACAACAAGCGCCTGACGATCAACGGCCAGCCTGCCATCTACGCGCCGCAGCAGGACTACATGTACGTGGAAGACACCGGGGACGCGCAACATCCGCGCATCACGTATTCCAAGCAGTACCAGGAAACGCTCGGCAGCGTTGCGCACAACATCCTCAACGATAACGACCGCCCGGCCTATGTGTCCGGTCCGGACGATTTTCCGTTCCGCGAGAACTGCACTTACAATCAGACCGGCTTTACCTGCAAGGTACCTGCAGGTCACTATTTCATGATGGGCGATAATCGCGACAACAGCGCGGATTCCCGCTACTGGGGCTTCGTGCCGGACAAAAACATCGTCGGGAAAGCGTTCTTCATCTGGATGAATCTGGGCGACTGGAAGCGGATCGGCAGCTTCCATTGA
- a CDS encoding sigma-E factor negative regulatory protein encodes MGQAQMQAADAGFAERISALMDGEVAAHEAAAAVELAKDGEGAGHWREYQLIGDALRSEDLLGAHSTEAFLGRFSAKLDAEPHLLVPAVAQRAQTEERHRFLVRPSWVRRVMPSTAVAAAVAAVSWVVVPQLRGPTGSGDASPALVAKAQQGAGAQAVTVSAAENTPMIRDARLDEYLSAHRQSATNGVVVPYLRAVANGAASTQDSSQE; translated from the coding sequence ATGGGTCAGGCTCAAATGCAGGCAGCAGACGCGGGGTTCGCCGAGCGGATTTCCGCTTTGATGGACGGTGAAGTGGCGGCACACGAAGCGGCCGCGGCCGTGGAGCTCGCCAAGGATGGCGAGGGCGCGGGGCACTGGCGCGAATATCAGCTGATCGGCGATGCGCTCCGGTCGGAGGATCTGCTGGGCGCGCACTCCACCGAAGCATTCCTCGGCCGTTTCTCGGCCAAGCTCGACGCGGAGCCGCACCTGCTGGTGCCGGCCGTGGCGCAGCGCGCGCAGACCGAAGAGAGGCACCGCTTCCTGGTTCGCCCGTCGTGGGTCCGCCGGGTCATGCCTTCGACCGCGGTGGCAGCGGCGGTGGCGGCCGTTAGCTGGGTTGTCGTGCCGCAATTGCGCGGCCCGACCGGCAGTGGCGATGCATCGCCCGCACTGGTCGCCAAGGCGCAGCAAGGCGCTGGTGCCCAGGCCGTGACGGTGTCGGCCGCGGAGAATACGCCCATGATCCGGGATGCGCGTCTGGACGAATACCTGAGCGCGCATCGTCAATCGGCAACCAACGGCGTGGTGGTCCCGTATCTGCGAGCGGTGGCCAATGGCGCGGCGAGCACCCAGGACTCCAGTCAGGAATAA
- a CDS encoding DUF4845 domain-containing protein codes for MRMHRAGLAARRARGITMFGFLIAIVVLVTAVLPAIRAVPSLLEYQAIHHAIKIARERAATRADVAIAFDKQAAIDDIQAIKGEDLEVIESNGSVQMVRFSYKREVPLYGPLALLITYSGSQR; via the coding sequence ATGCGGATGCATCGGGCCGGTCTGGCGGCGCGTCGGGCGCGCGGTATCACCATGTTCGGGTTTTTGATCGCAATCGTCGTGCTTGTGACGGCGGTGCTGCCGGCGATCCGGGCCGTTCCGAGCCTGCTGGAATACCAGGCCATCCATCACGCCATCAAGATTGCCCGGGAGCGGGCGGCGACACGTGCGGACGTGGCGATCGCGTTCGACAAGCAGGCCGCGATCGACGACATCCAGGCGATCAAGGGCGAGGACCTGGAGGTGATCGAATCCAACGGCTCGGTGCAGATGGTACGGTTCTCCTACAAGCGTGAAGTGCCGCTGTACGGCCCGCTTGCCTTGCTGATCACCTATTCGGGGTCGCAGCGCTGA
- the lepA gene encoding translation elongation factor 4, whose protein sequence is MDNIRNFSIIAHIDHGKSTLADRIIQLCGGLSDREMEAQVLDSMDIEKERGITIKAQTAALSYKARDGKVYNLNLIDTPGHVDFSYEVSRSLSACEGALLVVDASQGVEAQTVANCYTAIELGVEVVPVLNKIDLPAADPDSAIQEIEDVIGIDAQDATRCSAKTGVGVPDVLEALIAKVPAPKGDPDAPLQALIIDSWFDNYVGVVMLVRVVNGTLRAKDKVLLMATGAQHLVEQVGVFSPKSVPRESLSAGQVGFVIAGIKELKAAKVGDTITHVAPRKADAPLPGFKEVKPQVFAGLYPVEANQYEALRESLEKLQLNDASLQFEPEVSQALGFGFRCGFLGLLHMEIVQERLEREFDMDLITTAPTVVYQVMQRDGTTVQVENPAKMPDPSKIESILEPIVTVNLYMPQEYVGAVITLCEQKRGSQINMSYHGRQVQLTYEIPMGEIVLDFFDRLKSVSRGYASMDYEFKEYRPSDVVKVDMLINGDKVDALSIIVHRSNSAYRGREVAAKMREIIPRQMYDVAIQAAIGSNVIARENVKALRKNVLAKCYGGDISRKKKLLEKQKEGKKRMKQVGSVEIPQEAFLAILRVEEK, encoded by the coding sequence ATGGACAATATCCGCAATTTTTCGATCATCGCCCACATCGACCACGGCAAATCGACGCTGGCCGATCGCATCATCCAGTTGTGCGGTGGGCTTTCCGACCGCGAGATGGAAGCCCAGGTGCTGGACTCGATGGATATCGAGAAGGAGCGCGGCATCACCATCAAGGCGCAGACCGCCGCGCTGTCCTACAAGGCTCGTGACGGCAAGGTCTACAACCTCAACCTGATCGACACGCCGGGGCACGTCGACTTCAGCTACGAAGTCAGCCGTTCGCTGTCCGCGTGCGAGGGCGCGCTGCTGGTGGTCGATGCTTCGCAGGGCGTGGAGGCGCAGACGGTTGCCAACTGCTACACGGCCATCGAGCTGGGCGTCGAGGTGGTGCCGGTGCTCAACAAGATCGACCTGCCGGCGGCCGACCCGGACAGCGCGATCCAGGAAATCGAGGACGTGATCGGGATCGACGCGCAGGATGCGACGCGCTGCTCGGCCAAGACCGGCGTGGGTGTGCCCGATGTGCTGGAAGCCCTGATCGCCAAGGTGCCGGCGCCCAAGGGCGATCCCGATGCGCCGCTGCAGGCGCTGATCATCGACTCGTGGTTCGACAACTACGTCGGCGTGGTGATGCTGGTGCGCGTGGTCAACGGCACGCTGCGCGCCAAGGACAAGGTGCTGCTGATGGCCACGGGCGCGCAGCACCTGGTGGAGCAGGTGGGTGTGTTCTCGCCGAAGTCGGTGCCGCGTGAATCGCTGTCGGCGGGGCAGGTGGGCTTCGTCATCGCCGGCATCAAGGAACTGAAGGCCGCCAAGGTGGGCGACACCATCACCCACGTGGCGCCGCGCAAGGCCGACGCGCCGCTGCCGGGCTTCAAGGAAGTCAAGCCGCAGGTGTTCGCGGGCCTGTATCCGGTCGAGGCCAACCAGTACGAGGCGCTGCGCGAATCGCTGGAGAAGCTGCAGCTGAACGACGCGTCGCTGCAGTTCGAGCCGGAAGTGTCGCAGGCGCTGGGCTTCGGTTTCCGCTGCGGCTTCCTTGGCCTGCTGCACATGGAGATCGTGCAGGAGCGCCTGGAGCGCGAGTTCGATATGGACCTGATCACCACCGCGCCGACGGTGGTCTACCAGGTCATGCAGCGCGATGGCACGACGGTCCAGGTGGAAAACCCTGCCAAGATGCCCGATCCGAGCAAGATCGAGTCGATCCTCGAGCCGATCGTCACGGTCAACCTGTACATGCCGCAGGAATACGTGGGCGCCGTGATCACGCTGTGCGAGCAGAAGCGCGGTTCGCAGATCAACATGAGCTACCACGGCCGCCAGGTCCAGCTCACGTACGAAATTCCGATGGGCGAGATCGTGCTGGACTTCTTCGACCGGCTGAAGTCCGTCTCGCGCGGCTACGCGTCGATGGACTACGAGTTCAAGGAATACCGTCCGTCCGACGTGGTCAAGGTCGACATGCTGATCAACGGCGACAAGGTGGACGCGCTGTCGATCATCGTCCACCGCTCCAACAGCGCGTACCGCGGCCGCGAAGTGGCCGCCAAGATGCGCGAGATCATTCCGCGCCAGATGTACGACGTGGCCATCCAGGCGGCCATCGGCAGCAACGTGATCGCGCGCGAGAACGTCAAGGCGCTGCGCAAGAACGTGCTGGCCAAGTGCTACGGCGGCGACATCAGCCGCAAGAAGAAGCTTCTCGAGAAGCAGAAGGAGGGCAAGAAGCGCATGAAGCAGGTGGGCAGCGTTGAAATCCCGCAGGAGGCTTTCCTGGCCATCCTGCGCGTCGAAGAAAAATAA
- a CDS encoding DegQ family serine endoprotease: MRTARTVYALRLLCVAAIVAAGGALMPAYAQNATGSVATGTYGLPDFADLVEKVSPAVVNIRTTEKVRMQNNPSDDDMAEFFRRFFGVPMPGTPGQGQGQKRRNAPPQAEEEQSRGVGSGFIMSGDGYVLTNAHVVEGAETIYVTLTDKREFKAKLIGSDKRTDVALVKVEATGLPSLKLGDSDKVRVGEWVLAIGSPFGLDNTVTAGIVSAKGRDTGDYLPFIQSDVAVNPGNSGGPLINLRGEVIGINNQIFSQSGGYMGISFAIPIDEAMRVAEQLKTQGRVTRGRIGVAIDNVPKDAAESLGLGRARGAYVGNVESGGPADKAGIEAGDIVLKFNGRDVEKAGDLQRQVGESKPGTRATVQVWRKGATRDLTVTVAELQPDTKVAQRGKGGQSDNGQPGAGKQNALGLVVADLSEGAQREFKTKAGVEVQVADGPAARAGIRPGDVILRVGDTDVTSAKQFNDVVGRLDKSRMVAVFVRRGDATQVVTMRPSTARAGGGQP, translated from the coding sequence ATGCGTACCGCTCGAACCGTTTACGCCTTGCGTCTGCTTTGCGTTGCCGCCATCGTCGCTGCCGGTGGCGCGCTGATGCCGGCTTACGCGCAGAACGCCACCGGTAGCGTGGCGACGGGCACCTATGGCCTGCCTGACTTTGCCGATCTGGTCGAAAAGGTCAGCCCGGCGGTGGTCAATATCCGCACCACCGAGAAGGTGCGGATGCAGAACAACCCGAGCGATGACGACATGGCCGAGTTTTTCCGCCGCTTCTTCGGCGTGCCGATGCCGGGCACGCCGGGGCAGGGGCAGGGCCAGAAGCGCCGCAACGCCCCGCCGCAGGCCGAGGAGGAGCAGAGTCGCGGCGTCGGCTCCGGCTTCATCATGTCGGGCGACGGCTATGTGCTGACCAACGCTCACGTGGTCGAAGGCGCGGAGACGATCTACGTGACGCTGACCGACAAGCGTGAATTCAAGGCCAAGCTGATCGGCTCCGACAAGCGCACCGATGTGGCGCTGGTCAAGGTGGAGGCCACCGGCCTGCCGAGCCTGAAGCTGGGCGATTCGGACAAGGTGCGTGTGGGCGAGTGGGTGCTGGCGATTGGTTCGCCGTTCGGGCTGGACAACACCGTCACCGCGGGCATCGTGTCGGCCAAGGGGCGTGACACCGGCGATTATCTGCCGTTCATCCAGTCCGACGTGGCCGTGAATCCCGGCAACTCGGGCGGCCCGCTGATCAACCTGCGGGGCGAGGTGATCGGCATCAACAATCAGATCTTCAGCCAGAGCGGCGGCTACATGGGCATCTCGTTCGCGATTCCGATCGATGAAGCGATGCGCGTGGCCGAGCAGCTCAAGACGCAAGGCCGGGTGACGCGCGGCCGCATCGGTGTGGCGATCGACAATGTGCCGAAGGACGCAGCGGAGTCGCTGGGCCTAGGCCGTGCGCGCGGCGCCTATGTGGGCAATGTCGAGTCGGGTGGCCCCGCCGACAAGGCAGGCATCGAGGCCGGCGACATCGTCCTGAAATTCAATGGGCGCGACGTCGAGAAGGCCGGTGACCTGCAGCGTCAGGTCGGCGAGAGCAAGCCTGGTACGCGCGCCACCGTGCAGGTGTGGCGCAAGGGCGCGACGCGTGATCTGACGGTGACGGTGGCCGAGCTGCAGCCCGATACCAAGGTGGCGCAGCGGGGCAAAGGCGGCCAATCCGACAATGGCCAGCCGGGCGCCGGCAAGCAGAATGCGCTTGGGCTGGTGGTGGCCGATCTGTCGGAAGGCGCGCAGCGAGAGTTCAAGACGAAGGCAGGCGTCGAGGTGCAGGTGGCGGATGGCCCCGCCGCGCGCGCCGGCATCCGCCCGGGAGACGTGATCCTGCGCGTGGGCGACACCGATGTCACCAGCGCCAAGCAATTCAACGACGTGGTCGGCCGGCTGGACAAGAGCCGCATGGTGGCGGTGTTCGTCCGCCGTGGCGATGCCACGCAGGTCGTGACGATGCGACCGAGCACGGCGCGGGCCGGCGGCGGCCAGCCGTGA
- a CDS encoding MucB/RseB C-terminal domain-containing protein, translating to MSKVWHPVAGAGARKLQAVRRSVFLLLCVSALSVAAQSQQPEPMPRKEAASWLTKIHRAALKQNYVGTLTYQRGSGMHSTRIQHYTDLFNNEYERVEALDGKQREMLRQNDVVRNLIYEVKLVVTEKQENKDSFPALLATTNGDVLDQYDMRHLPAERVAGMDCEVFQLDPKDGFRYAYRIWAERSSGLLIRAQTIGEDGKVLEQVAFSQVEVGVPSEKQKILAALKSVTGWNQYEVVSQPTNLAEQGWAITSPIKGFQKIREVRRPLGDIAPAGKSSSGFEVQQVVFSDGLAGLSLFIEPVSEKRSRREGFISQGATHVMVRRIADFWLTVVGEVPFATIKQFGAAVDYKPVSANAASRPASTP from the coding sequence ATGTCGAAGGTGTGGCACCCCGTTGCAGGGGCCGGTGCCCGCAAACTCCAGGCCGTCCGTCGGTCCGTCTTCCTTCTTCTTTGTGTCTCGGCGCTGTCGGTTGCGGCCCAATCGCAGCAGCCCGAGCCGATGCCGCGCAAGGAAGCCGCCTCGTGGCTGACGAAGATCCATCGTGCCGCGCTCAAGCAGAACTATGTCGGTACGCTGACGTATCAGCGCGGGTCCGGCATGCATTCGACGCGCATCCAGCATTACACCGACCTGTTCAACAACGAGTATGAACGCGTCGAGGCGCTCGATGGCAAGCAGCGCGAGATGCTGCGCCAGAACGACGTTGTCCGGAACCTGATCTACGAGGTCAAGCTGGTCGTGACCGAGAAGCAGGAGAACAAGGACAGCTTCCCGGCGCTGCTGGCCACGACCAACGGCGACGTCCTGGACCAGTACGACATGCGCCATCTGCCCGCCGAGCGCGTGGCCGGCATGGACTGCGAAGTCTTCCAGCTGGATCCCAAGGATGGCTTCCGCTATGCCTACCGGATCTGGGCGGAGCGCAGCTCGGGCTTGCTGATCCGTGCGCAGACCATCGGCGAGGATGGCAAGGTGCTGGAGCAGGTGGCATTCTCGCAAGTCGAGGTCGGCGTGCCGTCGGAGAAGCAGAAGATCCTGGCGGCCCTGAAGAGCGTGACGGGCTGGAACCAGTACGAAGTTGTTTCGCAGCCGACCAATCTTGCCGAGCAGGGCTGGGCCATCACCAGCCCCATCAAGGGCTTCCAGAAGATTCGCGAAGTGCGTCGGCCGCTGGGCGACATCGCGCCGGCGGGCAAATCGTCGTCGGGGTTCGAAGTGCAGCAGGTTGTTTTCAGCGATGGCCTGGCGGGGCTGTCGCTGTTCATCGAGCCGGTCTCGGAAAAGCGGTCGCGGCGCGAAGGTTTCATTTCGCAGGGCGCGACGCACGTGATGGTGCGGCGCATTGCCGACTTTTGGCTGACGGTGGTGGGCGAGGTGCCTTTTGCTACCATCAAGCAGTTCGGGGCGGCCGTCGACTACAAGCCGGTCTCTGCCAACGCGGCCAGCCGCCCGGCTAGCACGCCTTAA
- the era gene encoding GTPase Era, producing the protein MTDTPLQPPQPPQSLPGVPEGFRCGMVAIVGRPNVGKSTLMNALVGQKVSITSRKAQTTRHRITGIQTTDDAQFVFVDTPGFQTRHATALNRSLNRAVTSTLTSVDAVLFVVEAGRYGPDDAKVLSLLPRETPVILIVNKVDRLDAYTRAEMVAVFLQEMAQVFPFKEIVPMSAKNRDDILRLLGIVRPYLPEGEPMYDPEALTDRSERFLAAEIVREKVFRWTGDELPYSSTVVVDKFETEGRLRRVFVTILVDRDAHKAMIIGAKGAKLKQISTEARMDMEKLFDGKVYLEVWVKVKSGWADNEAGLRAYGYE; encoded by the coding sequence ATGACCGACACCCCATTGCAGCCTCCGCAGCCGCCGCAGTCACTCCCCGGCGTGCCGGAGGGGTTCCGCTGCGGCATGGTCGCCATCGTCGGGCGGCCGAACGTCGGCAAGTCCACGCTGATGAACGCCCTGGTGGGCCAGAAAGTCAGCATCACGTCGCGCAAGGCGCAGACTACGCGCCACCGCATCACCGGCATCCAGACCACCGACGATGCGCAGTTCGTCTTCGTCGATACGCCGGGCTTCCAGACACGGCATGCCACCGCGCTCAACCGCTCGCTGAACCGCGCCGTCACGTCGACCCTGACGTCGGTCGATGCGGTGCTGTTCGTGGTCGAGGCCGGGCGCTACGGTCCGGACGATGCGAAGGTCCTGTCGCTGCTGCCGCGCGAGACGCCCGTGATCCTGATCGTCAACAAGGTCGACCGGCTCGATGCGTACACGCGCGCCGAGATGGTCGCCGTGTTCCTGCAGGAGATGGCGCAAGTGTTTCCGTTCAAGGAAATCGTGCCGATGTCGGCCAAGAACCGGGACGACATCCTGCGGCTGCTCGGCATCGTCCGGCCGTACCTGCCCGAAGGCGAGCCGATGTATGACCCGGAGGCTCTGACGGACCGCAGCGAGCGGTTCCTGGCCGCCGAGATCGTCCGCGAGAAGGTGTTCCGCTGGACGGGCGACGAGTTGCCGTATTCGAGCACCGTCGTGGTCGACAAGTTCGAGACCGAGGGCCGCCTGCGGCGCGTGTTCGTCACCATCCTGGTGGATCGCGACGCGCACAAGGCGATGATCATCGGTGCCAAGGGCGCCAAGCTCAAGCAGATCTCCACCGAAGCCCGCATGGACATGGAAAAGCTGTTCGACGGCAAGGTCTACCTGGAGGTCTGGGTCAAGGTCAAGAGCGGCTGGGCCGACAACGAGGCCGGTCTGCGCGCCTACGGCTACGAATAG
- the pdxJ gene encoding pyridoxine 5'-phosphate synthase, whose protein sequence is MIFHASPGVIDLGVNIDHVATLRNARGTTYPDPIAAALLAEEAGADLITLHLREDRRHIKDADVRALRPQLRTRMNLECAVTQEMLDIACDIGPQDVCLVPERRQEVTTEGGLDVVGGFAKVQAACQQLAGAGIRVSLFIDPDPAQIEAAAATGAPVVELHTGRYAEATDDAEVKAELVRIERAVEEGIRWGLRVNAGHGLHYTNVQPIAAMAGIHELNIGHAIVAHAVFAGWQNAVREMKAIMVAARLSATTPAAAHPGVPA, encoded by the coding sequence ATGATCTTTCATGCCTCGCCGGGTGTCATCGACCTTGGGGTCAATATCGACCACGTCGCCACGCTGCGCAACGCGCGCGGCACCACCTACCCGGACCCGATCGCCGCGGCGCTGCTGGCCGAGGAGGCCGGCGCCGACCTCATCACGCTGCACCTGCGCGAAGACCGCCGGCACATCAAGGACGCCGACGTGCGCGCATTGCGGCCGCAACTGCGCACGCGGATGAACCTGGAGTGCGCCGTCACGCAGGAGATGCTCGACATTGCGTGCGATATCGGTCCGCAGGACGTCTGTCTGGTGCCCGAGCGGCGGCAGGAGGTGACCACCGAGGGCGGTCTGGACGTGGTGGGCGGCTTCGCCAAGGTGCAGGCCGCGTGCCAGCAGTTGGCGGGCGCGGGCATCCGCGTGTCGCTGTTCATCGATCCGGACCCGGCGCAGATCGAGGCCGCCGCGGCGACCGGGGCGCCGGTCGTTGAGCTGCATACCGGCCGCTACGCGGAGGCCACCGACGACGCTGAAGTGAAGGCCGAGCTGGTGCGCATCGAGCGTGCGGTGGAAGAGGGCATCCGCTGGGGGCTGCGCGTCAATGCCGGGCACGGCCTGCACTACACCAACGTGCAGCCGATCGCGGCGATGGCGGGCATCCACGAACTCAACATCGGCCACGCCATCGTCGCGCATGCCGTGTTTGCCGGCTGGCAGAACGCGGTGCGCGAGATGAAGGCCATCATGGTGGCGGCACGCCTGTCGGCGACGACACCCGCGGCGGCGCATCCGGGCGTACCGGCATGA
- the recO gene encoding DNA repair protein RecO, whose amino-acid sequence MAGRSDPIPDEAAEWLAEEGVAGAAPRKGFPAARAEHRVSQQPAFVLHSYPYRETSLIIDVFTRDHGRIALVAKGAKRPHSALRAVLQTFQPLSLSWSGRGEVKTLTRAEWVGGMLPLGGEGLLSGFYLNELLVKFVAREDGHPVLFSHYVETLNKLAHGEPVAFTLRAFERVLLRETGFAAQLDRCVDGEPVQPDGDYVYHPERGIRRALPSDPSSWPVLRGQTLLDMERDDYSRPATATQSRSLMRFLLHYHLHGTPLSTRQILIDLQKL is encoded by the coding sequence ATGGCGGGACGATCCGATCCGATTCCGGACGAGGCGGCGGAGTGGCTGGCCGAGGAGGGCGTTGCCGGCGCCGCGCCGCGCAAGGGCTTTCCCGCCGCGCGCGCCGAGCATCGCGTCTCGCAGCAGCCGGCGTTCGTGCTGCACAGCTATCCCTATCGCGAGACCAGCCTCATCATCGACGTCTTCACGCGCGATCACGGTCGGATCGCGCTGGTGGCCAAGGGCGCCAAGCGGCCGCATTCGGCCTTGCGCGCCGTGCTGCAGACGTTCCAGCCGCTGTCGCTGTCGTGGAGCGGGCGCGGTGAGGTGAAGACCCTGACGCGCGCCGAGTGGGTCGGCGGCATGCTGCCGCTGGGGGGCGAGGGGCTGCTGTCAGGCTTCTACCTGAACGAGCTGCTGGTCAAGTTCGTTGCGCGGGAGGACGGGCACCCGGTGCTGTTTTCGCACTATGTGGAAACGCTCAACAAGCTCGCCCACGGCGAGCCTGTTGCCTTCACGCTGCGCGCCTTCGAGCGCGTGCTGCTGCGCGAGACCGGTTTTGCCGCCCAGCTTGACCGCTGCGTCGACGGCGAGCCCGTGCAGCCCGACGGCGACTACGTCTATCACCCCGAACGAGGCATCCGGCGCGCGCTGCCGAGCGATCCGTCCTCGTGGCCGGTGCTGCGCGGACAGACGCTGCTCGACATGGAGCGCGACGATTATTCCCGTCCGGCCACGGCCACGCAGAGCCGCAGCCTGATGCGGTTCCTGCTGCATTATCATTTGCACGGCACGCCGCTTTCGACGCGCCAGATCCTGATCGACTTGCAGAAACTATGA